In one window of uncultured Acetobacteroides sp. DNA:
- a CDS encoding phosphoribosylaminoimidazolesuccinocarboxamide synthase yields MAKALVTTDFTFPAQTSVYKGKVRDVYTINDEYMVMVVSDRISAFDVVLPKGIPFKGQVLNQIAAKFLDATSDIVPNWKVATPDPMVTVGIKCETYPVEMIVRGYLCGSAWRDYKAGDRMLCGIELPEGMVENQKFPEPLVTPTTKAEIGEHDANISKAEIIAKGLVSKEEYEQLEQYAIAIFNRGTEIAAQRGLILVDTKYEFGKKDGQIYLIDEVHTPDSSRYFYAEGYQERFEKGEPQKQLSKEFVREWLMEHGFMGKAGQQVPEMTDAFVASVSERYIELYENIVGEPFVKGTDEEGLESRIEGNVNNFLKRLL; encoded by the coding sequence ATGGCAAAAGCACTTGTTACTACCGATTTTACCTTTCCAGCGCAAACCAGCGTGTATAAGGGCAAGGTTCGCGATGTGTACACCATCAACGACGAGTATATGGTGATGGTGGTGTCCGACCGTATCTCGGCGTTCGATGTAGTCCTACCTAAGGGAATTCCCTTTAAGGGGCAGGTCCTAAACCAGATTGCGGCGAAGTTTTTGGATGCCACTTCGGATATCGTCCCCAACTGGAAGGTGGCTACGCCCGATCCAATGGTTACCGTTGGCATCAAGTGCGAGACTTATCCTGTTGAGATGATCGTTCGCGGGTACCTCTGCGGTAGCGCCTGGCGCGACTACAAGGCCGGCGATAGAATGCTTTGCGGCATAGAGCTACCCGAGGGTATGGTGGAGAACCAGAAGTTTCCTGAACCGCTGGTAACGCCTACCACTAAGGCCGAAATCGGCGAGCACGACGCCAACATCTCGAAGGCGGAGATTATCGCCAAGGGGTTGGTGTCGAAGGAGGAGTACGAGCAGCTCGAGCAGTACGCCATTGCCATTTTTAACCGCGGTACCGAGATTGCCGCTCAGCGTGGCCTTATCCTGGTGGATACCAAGTACGAGTTCGGCAAGAAGGATGGCCAAATCTACCTGATCGACGAGGTGCATACCCCTGATTCATCGCGCTACTTCTACGCCGAAGGCTATCAGGAGCGCTTCGAGAAGGGTGAGCCCCAGAAGCAGCTCTCCAAGGAGTTCGTCCGCGAGTGGCTGATGGAGCACGGGTTCATGGGCAAGGCCGGGCAGCAGGTGCCCGAGATGACCGATGCGTTTGTGGCTTCGGTATCGGAGAGGTACATCGAGCTATACGAAAATATTGTGGGCGAACCCTTCGTTAAGGGAACCGACGAAGAGGGGCTGGAAAGCCGTATCGAGGGTAACGTAAACAACTTCCTGAAGAGGCTGCTGTAG
- a CDS encoding M23 family metallopeptidase: MKFFSVIAVALSFISHSNLASGQAPYSFAPPMQIKPKLSANFGELRKNHFHSGLDYRTESRTGIPVYAVENGYVVRVFISPFGFGRALYINHGYKYTSVYAHLDSFTPEIEKYVKEQQYAAESFSLNIFPDKTLFPVKKGDFIGYSGNSGSSGGPHLHFEIRDQQSEEPLNPLDYKFISIEDNIPPKIKSLIIYLPDSTKDIPTPRIYKEILLKEDFPSDTISVPSKFFLGVESYDSMPNSTNEYLVKRIEIKVDSATLFDFNMTRFAFDESRYINSVIDYELFCTKRREIIRAFKDPNNKFSLLSKMNGNGEIAIYDNKPHLVTLKAIDSNSNETSAAVWVRKGSKKPSRRSVTEGQTPIYFFKKQNDLIRTNATVTIPGSSIYNSMLIYYKEEPNPKAFSQTIIVRNNGQPLKSEIKLKIKTNVPEKFAEKAFVARGYNTSFSCIGGDYSNGVISTTSSEFGQFFVDIDSIAPKAEPLLKIKGAITPTNGALYFSISDDKTGIDTFDTYIDGKWATAEYDTKSNLAIVRLDKERISKGRKHEIEFYIADKMGNIRFLKSLFYF; the protein is encoded by the coding sequence ATGAAGTTTTTTTCAGTAATAGCAGTAGCATTATCTTTTATTTCACACAGCAACCTTGCTAGCGGACAAGCCCCTTACTCTTTTGCACCTCCTATGCAGATTAAACCTAAACTTTCGGCAAACTTTGGAGAACTGCGAAAAAACCACTTTCACTCAGGACTAGACTACCGTACAGAATCTCGAACGGGGATTCCTGTATATGCTGTAGAAAACGGCTATGTTGTAAGAGTATTCATTAGCCCTTTTGGTTTTGGAAGAGCATTGTACATAAACCATGGATATAAGTACACCTCAGTTTATGCGCATCTTGACAGTTTTACGCCTGAGATAGAAAAATACGTTAAAGAGCAACAGTATGCTGCAGAAAGTTTCTCCCTAAATATTTTCCCAGACAAAACGCTCTTCCCCGTTAAAAAGGGGGATTTTATCGGCTACAGTGGCAACTCAGGCTCATCTGGAGGTCCTCATCTGCATTTTGAAATACGTGACCAGCAATCAGAAGAGCCTCTAAACCCTCTTGACTATAAGTTCATCTCTATTGAAGATAATATTCCTCCCAAAATTAAGAGTCTAATCATTTACCTGCCCGATTCGACCAAAGACATCCCTACTCCTCGCATATACAAGGAAATCTTGCTCAAAGAAGATTTCCCTAGCGATACCATTTCGGTTCCGTCCAAGTTCTTCCTAGGTGTTGAATCATACGACAGCATGCCCAACTCAACCAACGAATACCTTGTTAAACGTATTGAAATAAAAGTTGACAGCGCTACCTTATTTGATTTCAACATGACCCGATTTGCATTCGACGAATCGAGGTACATCAACTCTGTAATTGACTACGAACTTTTCTGTACAAAAAGAAGAGAGATAATACGTGCATTCAAAGATCCGAACAACAAGTTTTCCCTTCTATCGAAAATGAATGGGAATGGAGAGATTGCCATTTACGACAATAAGCCCCATCTAGTAACGTTGAAAGCCATCGACAGCAACAGCAACGAGACAAGTGCAGCAGTTTGGGTACGGAAGGGCAGTAAAAAGCCTTCTAGAAGGAGTGTGACTGAAGGGCAAACACCCATCTACTTCTTCAAGAAACAGAACGATCTTATTCGAACTAATGCTACTGTAACCATCCCCGGCAGCTCGATTTACAATAGTATGCTGATATACTACAAAGAAGAACCAAACCCCAAGGCATTTAGCCAGACCATTATCGTTAGGAACAACGGTCAACCGTTGAAATCTGAGATTAAACTAAAGATAAAAACCAACGTGCCGGAAAAGTTTGCGGAGAAAGCATTCGTTGCACGAGGCTACAACACCTCCTTTTCGTGCATCGGAGGCGACTACAGCAATGGCGTCATCAGCACGACCAGCAGCGAGTTCGGACAATTCTTTGTTGACATCGACTCTATTGCCCCAAAAGCGGAACCTCTACTAAAAATAAAGGGGGCAATAACTCCTACAAACGGGGCACTCTACTTCTCAATTAGCGACGACAAAACGGGCATCGACACCTTCGACACCTACATCGATGGGAAGTGGGCAACTGCCGAATACGACACCAAAAGCAACCTTGCCATCGTAAGGCTGGATAAGGAACGGATCAGCAAAGGACGAAAACACGAAATAGAATTTTATATCGCAGACAAGATGGGGAACATCCGGTTTCTCAAAAGTTTATTTTACTTTTAA
- the queD gene encoding 6-carboxytetrahydropterin synthase QueD encodes MKAKSIRITKIFSFDSAHQLEDYAGKCRQLHGHTYKLEVTVKGEMGESGMVFDFSILKKVVTERVISQLDHKYLNEVFDFNPTSENMVVWIFEQIDGCFEGQPCVLEAVKLWETATSYAELRRSDVEI; translated from the coding sequence GTGAAAGCTAAGTCGATAAGAATTACCAAGATCTTCAGCTTCGATAGCGCCCACCAGCTGGAGGACTACGCGGGCAAGTGCCGCCAGCTGCACGGCCACACCTACAAGCTGGAGGTTACCGTTAAGGGCGAGATGGGCGAGAGCGGCATGGTGTTCGACTTTTCCATCCTCAAGAAGGTGGTTACCGAAAGGGTGATCAGCCAGCTCGACCACAAGTACCTGAACGAGGTGTTCGACTTTAACCCTACCAGCGAAAACATGGTGGTGTGGATCTTCGAGCAGATCGACGGCTGCTTCGAGGGGCAGCCCTGCGTCCTGGAGGCCGTGAAACTCTGGGAGACGGCGACCAGCTACGCCGAGCTGAGGCGCAGCGATGTTGAAATTTAA
- a CDS encoding PhoH family protein, producing the protein MTIEKLILVEGVDTVELYGPANSYYNKIIGYFPKIKVVARGNSIKVFGEEMEIERFEDKLMTLIDVYSKYQRINETLIEQIFEDQELGIAETIDGDVLVYGNNGRMIKARTINQKRLVDLYDKNDLLFAVGPAGSGKTYTAIALAVRALKNKEVKRIILTRPAVEAGEKLGFLPGDMKEKLDPYLQPLYDALNDMIPQRKLTTYMEDGTVQIAPLAYMRGRTLDNAFVILDEAQNTTFTQLKMFLTRMGRNAKFIVTGDITQVDLPRKSDSGLARGIKILKSVKNIGVIEFDTRDIVRHPLVKYIVNAFEAEIEHEEEQRRLRREEERGES; encoded by the coding sequence ATGACCATAGAAAAACTCATTCTGGTAGAAGGCGTTGATACCGTAGAGCTCTACGGGCCTGCCAACAGCTACTACAACAAGATAATTGGCTATTTCCCCAAAATAAAGGTCGTGGCCCGCGGCAACAGCATCAAAGTTTTTGGTGAAGAGATGGAGATCGAGCGCTTTGAGGATAAGCTGATGACGCTCATCGACGTCTACTCCAAGTACCAGCGCATCAACGAAACCCTAATCGAGCAGATTTTTGAGGATCAGGAGCTGGGTATTGCCGAAACCATCGACGGTGACGTGCTGGTGTACGGCAACAACGGCCGGATGATTAAGGCGCGAACCATCAACCAAAAGCGGCTGGTGGACCTTTACGACAAGAACGACCTGCTCTTTGCCGTTGGCCCTGCTGGTTCGGGCAAAACCTACACGGCCATTGCCCTGGCGGTTCGGGCGCTCAAGAACAAGGAGGTGAAGCGCATCATCCTTACCCGTCCGGCGGTAGAGGCCGGCGAGAAGCTGGGCTTCCTCCCCGGGGATATGAAGGAGAAGCTCGACCCCTACCTGCAGCCGCTCTACGATGCCCTCAACGATATGATCCCCCAGCGAAAGCTCACCACCTACATGGAGGATGGCACGGTGCAGATTGCCCCGCTGGCCTACATGCGCGGTAGAACGCTCGATAACGCCTTCGTGATTCTCGACGAGGCGCAGAACACCACCTTCACCCAGCTCAAGATGTTCCTCACCCGCATGGGGCGCAACGCCAAGTTCATCGTAACGGGCGACATCACCCAGGTGGACCTCCCCCGCAAGTCGGATTCGGGGCTTGCCCGTGGCATCAAAATCCTGAAATCAGTAAAGAATATTGGCGTAATCGAGTTCGATACGCGCGACATCGTTCGGCATCCTTTAGTAAAGTACATCGTCAATGCCTTCGAGGCCGAGATCGAGCACGAGGAGGAGCAGCGCCGCCTGAGAAGGGAGGAGGAGCGCGGTGAAAGCTAA
- the nagB gene encoding glucosamine-6-phosphate deaminase, protein MNKTDEVIQKYYNPFEYASPFRNGAEPESIRERYERIPTAIYPTASEAVKIVAQEVADLIKSRAQKGEMCVLGLATGSSPIPFYKELVRMHKEEGLSFKNVVTFNLDEYYPMEPTAKQSYVRFMNENLFDHIDILPENVNIPDGTLPVDKATDFCKGYDAKIDSCGGLDIQILGIGRTGHIGFNEPGSLLNSPTRMVSLDPLTRFDAASDFGGEENVPRKAITMGVASIMKAKKIVLFAWGDAKAEIIKKAVEGPVSEQIPTTFLQLHQNVNILCDFGAAMELTRVKHPWLVGSCTWHPRLIRKAVVWLCQELGKPILKLTDADYREHGLSELLEEYGYASTVNIKVFNDLQHTISGWPGGKPNSDDATRPERALPFPKKVVIFSPHPDDDVISMGGTFSRLINQGHDVHVAYHVSGNIAVFDDYALRFLDFLRDVQHIYDIKDFDANSVYTNAQSIIATKKPGDADPDALKRLKGAIRRGEARAACRYLGLDEEHVHFMDLPFYETGKVKKSPKTQADVDIVKNLLQELQPHQIYAAGDLADPHGTHRVCIETVIEACKQLKHEAWFKDCRIWLYRGAWMEWDLDMVDMAVPLSPEEVKIKRLAIYRHQSQKDMVPFPGKDPREFWQRSEDRNHATAELYDKLGMAEYQAIECFVRYDHFI, encoded by the coding sequence ATGAACAAAACTGACGAAGTAATACAGAAGTATTACAATCCATTTGAATACGCTTCCCCTTTTAGAAATGGGGCGGAACCTGAGTCGATTAGGGAACGTTACGAGCGAATACCAACAGCAATATATCCAACTGCAAGTGAAGCCGTAAAAATAGTTGCTCAAGAGGTTGCAGACCTGATTAAGAGTAGAGCTCAAAAGGGTGAGATGTGCGTACTTGGACTTGCTACAGGATCGTCGCCAATTCCTTTTTATAAGGAGCTTGTTCGAATGCATAAGGAAGAGGGGCTGTCGTTTAAGAATGTAGTGACTTTTAACTTGGATGAGTACTATCCAATGGAGCCAACCGCAAAGCAGAGCTACGTTCGTTTTATGAACGAGAACCTGTTCGATCATATCGATATCCTTCCTGAAAATGTCAATATTCCTGATGGAACGCTTCCTGTAGATAAGGCTACGGATTTTTGTAAGGGATACGATGCCAAGATTGACAGCTGCGGAGGCTTAGATATTCAAATCCTCGGGATTGGCCGTACAGGTCATATTGGCTTCAACGAGCCTGGTTCGCTGCTCAACTCGCCAACCCGCATGGTTTCGCTCGATCCGCTGACTCGCTTTGATGCGGCTTCCGATTTTGGAGGTGAGGAGAATGTGCCTCGAAAGGCAATCACAATGGGGGTTGCTTCCATCATGAAGGCAAAAAAGATTGTTCTTTTTGCTTGGGGCGATGCTAAGGCTGAGATAATAAAGAAGGCTGTTGAAGGTCCTGTTTCGGAACAGATTCCTACTACCTTCCTTCAGCTGCATCAAAATGTCAATATCCTTTGCGATTTTGGTGCTGCAATGGAGCTTACCCGCGTAAAGCATCCTTGGTTAGTGGGCTCGTGTACCTGGCATCCTCGTTTGATTCGTAAGGCTGTAGTTTGGCTATGCCAAGAGCTGGGAAAGCCAATTCTGAAGCTTACCGATGCAGACTACAGGGAGCATGGCTTGAGCGAGCTGCTTGAGGAGTACGGCTACGCTAGCACCGTAAACATTAAGGTATTTAACGACCTTCAGCATACCATTTCGGGATGGCCCGGCGGAAAACCTAACTCGGATGATGCAACTCGTCCAGAGCGTGCGCTACCTTTCCCTAAGAAGGTGGTGATCTTCTCGCCTCACCCCGACGATGATGTTATCTCGATGGGAGGAACATTCTCGCGATTAATTAATCAGGGACACGATGTGCACGTTGCCTACCACGTATCGGGCAACATTGCGGTATTTGACGATTACGCACTGCGCTTCCTCGATTTCTTGAGGGATGTACAGCACATCTACGATATTAAGGATTTTGATGCCAACTCGGTTTACACCAATGCGCAGTCGATTATTGCCACGAAGAAGCCGGGCGATGCCGATCCTGATGCGCTTAAGAGGCTGAAAGGTGCCATTAGAAGGGGAGAGGCTCGTGCGGCTTGCCGCTACCTTGGGCTCGACGAGGAGCATGTGCATTTCATGGATCTTCCATTCTACGAAACCGGAAAGGTGAAGAAGTCTCCAAAAACTCAGGCGGATGTTGATATCGTAAAGAACCTGCTTCAGGAGCTTCAGCCCCACCAGATTTATGCAGCAGGCGATTTGGCCGACCCTCACGGAACACATAGGGTGTGTATTGAGACGGTGATTGAGGCCTGCAAGCAGCTGAAGCACGAGGCTTGGTTTAAGGATTGCCGCATCTGGCTATACCGTGGTGCTTGGATGGAGTGGGATTTGGATATGGTTGACATGGCCGTTCCGTTGAGCCCCGAAGAGGTGAAGATTAAGCGCCTAGCTATCTATCGCCACCAATCGCAGAAGGATATGGTGCCATTCCCAGGCAAGGACCCTCGCGAGTTCTGGCAGCGCTCGGAAGATAGAAACCATGCTACCGCCGAGCTTTACGATAAGCTTGGAATGGCGGAGTATCAGGCAATAGAGTGCTTTGTGAGGTACGACCATTTTATCTAG
- a CDS encoding NUDIX domain-containing protein, which produces MHLSTHPRQVLKFCPKCGSNHFAPQNDNSLQCEACGFRLYYNAASSVAAIILDDEGRLLLTRRAIDPCKGTLDLPGGFVSVDESSEEALAREIKEELGAEVLEYRYVRSYPNRYEYSGLTVFTNDAAFMCTLRDYSVIKPADDVCGVEWFYLQDVKLEDIGIKSIRTMVRDFIEQL; this is translated from the coding sequence ATGCATCTATCAACACATCCTCGTCAGGTACTTAAGTTTTGTCCAAAGTGTGGTTCAAACCATTTTGCACCGCAAAACGACAATTCGCTTCAGTGCGAAGCTTGCGGCTTCCGCTTATACTACAACGCGGCATCGTCGGTGGCGGCAATCATACTGGACGATGAGGGGCGGCTGCTGCTAACCCGTAGGGCGATTGACCCGTGCAAGGGCACGCTCGACCTTCCTGGCGGATTTGTGAGCGTCGACGAGTCGTCGGAGGAGGCGCTTGCCCGGGAAATTAAGGAGGAGCTGGGCGCCGAGGTTTTGGAGTATCGGTACGTCAGGAGCTACCCCAACAGGTACGAGTATAGCGGGCTTACCGTTTTTACCAACGATGCCGCCTTTATGTGTACCCTCCGCGACTACTCCGTAATAAAGCCTGCCGACGATGTTTGTGGGGTTGAGTGGTTCTACCTTCAGGATGTTAAGCTAGAGGATATTGGGATCAAGTCTATCCGGACGATGGTTCGCGATTTTATAGAGCAGCTTTAG
- the rny gene encoding ribonuclease Y produces the protein MITDIIVAIAAFAIGGVISYILFSKVITKRKDKIIREAETEAEVIKKDKILQAKEKFLLMRAEHEKVVNEKNTKILQAENRNKQKELQVNQRLEEYQRKQKELNVLRDNLASQMELVEKRTEELDKMHKQHIEKLEQISSMSAEEAKNMLVDTLKNEAKSQAMSYINEIVDEAKMTANKEAKRIVIQSIQRVATETAIENSVTVFNIDSDEIKGRIIGREGRNIRALEAATGVEIIVDDTPEAIILSAFDPVRREIARLALHQLVTDGRIHPARIEEVVEKVKKQIEEEIVEVGKRTTIDLGVHGLHPELIRLIGKMKYRSSYGQNLLQHSREVANLCSIMATELGLNPKLAKRAGLLHDIGKVPDDEPELPHAILGMKLAEKFKEKPDICNAIGAHHDEVEMTTMIAPIIQVCDAISGARPGARREVVESYIKRLKEMEDLALSYPGVLKTYAIQAGRELRVIVGSEKVSDADSEKMSFEIAKKIQDEMTYPGQVKITVIRETRAISYAK, from the coding sequence ATGATAACTGACATTATAGTTGCAATAGCCGCCTTTGCCATTGGTGGAGTTATCTCCTATATTCTCTTTAGCAAGGTAATTACGAAGCGAAAAGATAAGATTATAAGAGAGGCCGAAACTGAGGCAGAGGTTATTAAAAAGGATAAAATCCTTCAGGCAAAGGAGAAATTCCTGCTTATGCGTGCTGAGCACGAGAAAGTTGTAAACGAAAAGAATACGAAGATCTTACAAGCTGAAAATAGAAACAAGCAAAAAGAACTTCAGGTAAATCAACGTTTAGAAGAATATCAGCGTAAGCAAAAGGAACTCAATGTTCTTCGCGACAATCTTGCTTCTCAAATGGAACTTGTTGAGAAACGTACTGAAGAACTCGATAAGATGCATAAGCAGCATATCGAAAAACTTGAGCAAATTTCGAGCATGTCGGCAGAGGAAGCTAAGAATATGCTGGTAGATACGCTTAAAAATGAAGCAAAATCGCAAGCGATGTCCTACATCAACGAAATCGTTGATGAGGCAAAGATGACTGCGAACAAGGAAGCTAAGCGTATTGTTATCCAGTCTATTCAAAGAGTGGCTACCGAAACTGCTATCGAAAACTCGGTTACTGTATTTAACATTGATAGTGACGAGATAAAGGGACGTATCATTGGACGCGAAGGTCGTAATATTAGGGCGCTCGAAGCGGCTACAGGAGTTGAAATTATTGTAGATGATACTCCAGAGGCGATTATCCTTTCGGCATTCGATCCTGTTCGTCGAGAAATTGCTCGTCTTGCACTTCATCAACTGGTTACCGATGGCCGTATTCATCCTGCTCGTATCGAAGAGGTTGTAGAAAAGGTTAAAAAGCAAATCGAGGAGGAAATCGTAGAAGTTGGTAAACGTACCACTATCGACCTTGGGGTTCATGGTTTGCATCCAGAACTTATCCGTTTAATTGGAAAGATGAAGTATCGTTCTTCTTACGGACAAAACTTGCTACAGCACTCACGTGAGGTTGCCAACTTATGCTCAATAATGGCAACTGAGTTAGGCCTTAATCCAAAGTTAGCTAAGCGTGCCGGTTTGCTGCACGATATTGGTAAGGTGCCTGATGATGAACCAGAATTGCCACACGCAATTCTTGGTATGAAGCTTGCCGAGAAGTTCAAGGAAAAACCAGATATCTGCAATGCGATTGGTGCTCACCATGACGAGGTGGAGATGACTACGATGATTGCTCCGATTATTCAGGTTTGCGATGCTATTTCAGGTGCTCGTCCTGGTGCTCGTCGAGAGGTTGTTGAATCGTACATTAAGCGCCTAAAGGAGATGGAAGATCTTGCACTTTCGTATCCAGGTGTGCTTAAGACTTATGCCATTCAGGCGGGTAGAGAACTTCGTGTAATCGTAGGAAGCGAAAAGGTTAGCGATGCAGATTCTGAAAAGATGTCGTTTGAAATTGCGAAGAAGATTCAGGATGAAATGACCTATCCAGGACAGGTTAAGATTACTGTAATTCGTGAGACTAGAGCAATTAGTTACGCTAAATAG
- a CDS encoding cell division protein ZapA: MDDKLSIRVNVADRFYPLKIDRLDEEKIRKAAKMINERLAQYQQRYADKDTQDLLAMAALQFVIRMLDSESKFENSPIMGELDELNREIDVYLSKVE, encoded by the coding sequence ATGGACGACAAACTTTCAATTCGTGTGAATGTTGCTGATAGATTCTACCCTCTTAAAATCGATAGATTGGATGAGGAGAAGATTCGTAAGGCTGCCAAGATGATAAACGAAAGGCTTGCTCAGTACCAGCAACGCTATGCTGATAAGGATACTCAAGATCTATTAGCAATGGCTGCATTACAGTTTGTTATCAGGATGCTAGATAGTGAAAGTAAGTTTGAAAATTCTCCAATAATGGGGGAATTAGATGAGCTAAATAGGGAAATTGACGTATACTTAAGTAAAGTAGAATAG
- a CDS encoding S1-like domain-containing RNA-binding protein: MIRIGQFNRLRVSKLLNFGAYLTDGNEEILMPTKFLPEDIKDGDSIRVFLYHDNEGRPIATTQIPYACVNQVATLKVVANGSAGGFLDWGLDKDLLVPNSEQRVRLSVGQNVVVWIYVDDKSGRIVATTKLNKFIKDQGSSYKSGDEVEVVIAETTNLGYKVVVDNEYWGLLFKNEVFKPIEIGDRLDAYIKEVRPDGKLDITLHSPEKNEVEDLGQAILKRLEENNGTLPFGDKSDADIIYREFGVSKKVFKRTLGMLFKEGKITLENERIIQNKQ; the protein is encoded by the coding sequence ATGATAAGAATTGGACAGTTTAATAGGCTAAGGGTGTCCAAGTTGCTCAACTTTGGAGCATATTTGACTGATGGCAATGAAGAAATACTCATGCCAACTAAATTTCTCCCCGAAGACATCAAGGACGGCGACAGCATACGCGTGTTTTTGTACCACGATAACGAAGGTCGTCCTATTGCAACAACCCAAATTCCATATGCATGTGTCAACCAAGTTGCCACGCTAAAAGTCGTAGCCAACGGTTCTGCAGGAGGATTTCTCGACTGGGGTCTCGACAAGGACTTACTAGTTCCCAACTCCGAACAACGAGTTCGACTTTCTGTTGGACAAAATGTAGTTGTATGGATATACGTTGATGATAAAAGCGGGCGTATTGTAGCCACAACTAAGCTCAACAAATTTATCAAGGATCAAGGCAGCAGCTACAAGTCGGGAGACGAGGTAGAGGTTGTTATAGCCGAAACCACCAACTTAGGCTACAAGGTCGTAGTTGATAACGAATATTGGGGATTGCTATTCAAAAACGAGGTGTTTAAGCCTATCGAAATTGGCGACAGGTTAGATGCCTACATCAAGGAGGTTCGCCCCGATGGCAAGTTGGATATTACACTTCACTCACCCGAGAAGAATGAGGTTGAAGACCTTGGACAAGCCATACTAAAGCGTCTTGAAGAAAACAACGGCACGCTTCCATTCGGAGACAAGTCAGATGCAGACATTATCTATCGCGAATTTGGAGTAAGTAAGAAGGTCTTTAAAAGAACGCTGGGAATGCTGTTTAAAGAGGGTAAGATCACTCTCGAAAACGAACGAATTATTCAAAACAAGCAATAA